One Cryptomeria japonica chromosome 9, Sugi_1.0, whole genome shotgun sequence genomic window carries:
- the LOC131060234 gene encoding probable disease resistance protein At4g33300, translated as MWRNIVGGTPPDFRNVEDAHNKLQLQINSRRNEPILVVLDDIWQFSDLKELLFKGERYITIVTTRDKKTIQSIPPWFNKGHYPLPSLQEEHAISLFCRYAFEFGMSTIPDTHNQELVKQVQEECKGLPLALQVIGSSLNGEPDRVWEATRDALARGEAADDNQINVLLKRLETSINVLSLGEKQCFLDLAVFPKGQIIPADVLLDIWVYVRRMRPHEAVLLLQKFAARHLLDLKRDP; from the exons ATGTGGAGAAACATTGTTGGGGGGACACCACCTGATTTTAGAAATGTTGAGGACGCACACAACAAATTGCAATTGCAAATAAATTCAAGAAGAAATGAACCGATTCTGGTGGTATTGGATGACATTTGGCAGTTTTCTGACCTAAAAGAACTGTTATTCAAAGGGGAGCGATACATAACTATAGTAACCACCAGAGATAAAAAGACCATCCAGTCCATCCCACCATGGTTCAACAAAGGCCATTATCCTCTACCATCTTTGCAAGAGGAGCATGCTATTTCACTTTTTTGCCGCTATGCCTTTGAGTTTGGCATGTCTACCATTCCAGATACACATAATCAAGAACTGGTCAAACAG GTACAAGAAGAGTGCAAAGGTTTGCCTCTAGCTCTTCAGGTAATTGGTAGCTCTCTGAATGGTGAGCCTGACCGTGTTTGGGAAGCTACTAGGGATGCGCTTGCAAGAGGAGAAGCTGCAGATGATAATCAAATAAATGTCCTTCTTAAGCGCTTGGAAACAAGCATAAATGTGCTGAGTCTTGGTGAAAAGCAGTGTTTTTTGGACCTAGCCGTATTCCCAAAAGGACAAATCATTCCTGCAGATGTATTGTTAGACATTTGGGTGTATGTCCGTCGAATGAGACCGCATGAAGCTGTTCTTCTTCTACAGAAATTTGCCGCTCGCCATCTACTAGACTTGAAGAGGGATCCCTAG
- the LOC131060241 gene encoding probable disease resistance protein At4g33300, translated as MRQLALFLTERDDKDRLRRLYMPQKQSEFPPEWQTTQIVSIHKGLLEYIGAMDTQWPQLEFPELKTLHLEKLIVPSLHEDCRALKSLQKIYPSLCEGLGKDKLFNLPALLEFNVDHCSDLEELSAGICYSKSLEILSITHCHSLAKLPDDLGKLGSLKVIRLCQSPGLKALPLSICSLGNLELLNISSCMGLKVGRRKGSELKKTFQSLAQTASLKKVICDENNEQLFRNSTMTMTSLEVEVVKEEFNLNWLLTESQPCRKRKRENSENQE; from the exons ATGAGACAGTTGGCTCTGTTTTTGACGGAGCGAGACGATAAGGATCGTCTTAGGAGGCTGTATATGCCTCAAAAGCAATCTGAATTTCCCCCAGAATGGCAAACAACTCAGATTGTTTCCATTCACAAAG GTTTGTTGGAATATATAGGGGCAATGGACACACAATGGCCCCAATTGGAATTCCCTGAG CTTAAAACTCTGCATCTTGAAAAGCTGATAGTTCCTTCCCTACACGAGGACTGCAGAGCCTTAAAGAGTTTGCAGAAAATATATCCGAGTCTATGTGAAGGGCTTGGTAAGGATAAACTGTTCAACTTGCCAGCGCTTTTGGAATTTAATGTGGACCACTGCAGTGATCTGGAGGAGTTGTCGGCAGGAATCTGTTATTCAAAATCTCTGGAAATTTTGTCAATTACTCATTGCCATAGCCTTGCAAAGTTACCTGATGATTTGGGTAAGCTTGGATCACTTAAGGTGATAAGATTGTGTCAATCTCCAGGATTGAAAGCACTACCACTTTCCATCTGCAGTCTTGGAAATCTAGAATTGCTTAACATCTCATCCTGCATGGGTTTGAAGGTGGGCAGGAGAAAAGGCTCTGAATTGAAGAAAACCTTTCAATCATTAGCCCAAACGGCGTCTCTAAAAAAGGTGATCTGTGATGAGAATAATGAGCAGCTGTTCAGAAATAGCACCATGACTATGACTAGCCTTGAAGTTGAAGTTGTAAAAGAAGAATTCAATTTGAACTGGCTATTGACAGAATCTCAACCTTgcagaaaaaggaaaagagaaaacagTGAGAATCAAGAATAG